One Thermus sp. CCB_US3_UF1 DNA window includes the following coding sequences:
- the rpsP gene encoding 30S ribosomal protein S16, with protein sequence MVKIRLSRFGSKHNPHYRIVVTDSRKKRDGAYIEKIGYYDPRKTTPDWLKVDVERAKYWLSVGAQPTDTARRLLRQAGVFRQEA encoded by the coding sequence ATGGTCAAGATCAGGCTTTCCCGGTTCGGCTCCAAGCACAACCCCCACTACCGCATCGTGGTCACCGACAGCCGCAAGAAGCGGGATGGGGCGTACATTGAGAAGATTGGCTACTACGATCCCCGCAAGACCACGCCCGACTGGCTCAAGGTGGACGTGGAGCGGGCCAAGTACTGGCTTTCCGTGGGGGCCCAGCCCACGGATACCGCCCGCAGGCTCCTGCGGCAGGCGGGGGTCTTCCGCCAGGAGGCCTAA
- the trmD gene encoding tRNA (guanosine(37)-N1)-methyltransferase TrmD codes for MRYTVLTLFPGLIQPWLEESLLKKARERGLIQVEVVDLRAFGLGRYRTVDDTPYGGGAGMVIRPDVAVAALETVLPADEVILLSPAGEPFTQRLAEELSQKAHLVLLSGRYEGVDARVEAFVTRTLSIGDYVLMGGEVAALAVLEATARLIPGVIGDPESHRQDSFVRGLLDYPQYTRPPVFRGLGVPEVLLSGHHQEVALWRRKEALRRTLLLRPELLREARLGALEARWLAELDRED; via the coding sequence ATGCGCTACACCGTCTTGACCCTTTTCCCCGGGCTCATCCAGCCCTGGCTGGAGGAGTCCCTGCTCAAAAAGGCGCGGGAGCGGGGCCTGATCCAGGTGGAGGTGGTGGACCTGAGGGCCTTCGGCCTGGGCCGCTACCGCACCGTGGACGATACCCCCTACGGTGGGGGGGCGGGGATGGTTATCCGGCCCGATGTGGCCGTGGCTGCCTTGGAAACCGTCCTCCCCGCGGATGAGGTGATCCTCCTTTCCCCCGCGGGGGAGCCCTTCACGCAAAGGCTGGCCGAGGAGCTGTCGCAAAAGGCCCACCTGGTCCTCCTTTCCGGGCGGTACGAGGGGGTGGATGCCCGGGTGGAGGCTTTCGTGACCCGGACCCTTTCCATCGGGGACTACGTCCTCATGGGGGGGGAGGTGGCGGCCTTGGCGGTCCTCGAGGCCACCGCCCGCCTCATCCCCGGGGTGATCGGGGACCCAGAAAGCCATCGCCAGGACTCCTTCGTGCGGGGGCTTCTGGACTACCCCCAGTACACCCGTCCCCCCGTGTTCCGGGGCCTTGGCGTGCCCGAGGTCCTCCTCTCGGGCCACCACCAGGAGGTGGCCCTGTGGCGCCGGAAAGAGGCCCTGAGGCGCACCCTCCTGCTGCGCCCTGAGCTTTTGCGGGAGGCCAGGCTTGGGGCCCTGGAGGCCCGGTGGCTTGCGGAACTGGACCGCGAGGACTAG
- a CDS encoding KH domain-containing protein codes for MKDLVEYLAKSVVDHPEAVRVQERRTREGPVYLVEVVPEDKGRLIGKGGRVIEAIRTLVRAYAKRKVGVEVR; via the coding sequence ATGAAGGACCTGGTGGAATACTTGGCCAAGAGCGTGGTGGACCACCCCGAGGCGGTGCGGGTGCAGGAGCGGCGCACCCGGGAAGGGCCGGTCTACCTGGTGGAGGTGGTGCCCGAGGATAAGGGGCGCCTCATCGGCAAAGGGGGGCGGGTCATCGAGGCCATCCGTACCCTGGTGCGGGCTTACGCCAAGCGCAAGGTGGGGGTGGAGGTGCGCTAG
- the rimM gene encoding ribosome maturation factor RimM (Essential for efficient processing of 16S rRNA) translates to MRLVEIGRFGAPYALQGGLKFRGEPVVLHLERVYVEGHGWRAVEDLYPVGDELVVHLAGVSTRELAEALVGLRVYAQVEDLPPLEEGQYYYFALMGLPVYVEGRQVGEVVDILDAGAQDVLVVRGVGERLRDQAERLIPLQAPYVRVEEEGIHVEPIPGLFD, encoded by the coding sequence ATGCGCCTGGTGGAGATCGGCCGTTTCGGTGCCCCTTACGCCCTGCAAGGGGGCTTGAAGTTCCGCGGGGAGCCGGTGGTGCTCCACCTGGAGCGGGTTTACGTGGAAGGGCATGGCTGGCGGGCGGTGGAGGACCTCTACCCGGTGGGGGATGAGCTGGTGGTCCACCTGGCGGGGGTGTCCACCCGGGAGCTAGCCGAGGCCTTGGTGGGGCTTCGGGTCTACGCCCAGGTGGAAGACCTTCCCCCCCTGGAGGAGGGGCAGTATTACTACTTCGCCCTCATGGGCCTGCCCGTCTACGTGGAGGGGCGGCAGGTGGGGGAGGTGGTGGACATCCTGGACGCCGGGGCCCAGGACGTGCTGGTGGTCCGGGGGGTGGGGGAGCGCCTGCGGGACCAGGCGGAGCGCCTTATCCCCCTCCAGGCCCCCTACGTGCGGGTGGAGGAGGAGGGCATCCACGTGGAGCCCATCCCCGGCCTGTTTGACTGA
- the ffh gene encoding signal recognition particle protein, whose translation MFGQLAARLQEAIDRLRGRGRITEEDLKGTLREIRRALMDADVNLEVARAFVEGVRERALDQKVLESLTPAEVVLATVYEALKEALGGEPRQPTLKERNLWFLVGLQGSGKTTTAAKLALHYKAKGRRPLLVAADTQRPAAREQLRILGEKVGVPVLEVMDGESPESIRRRVEERARLEVRDLILVDTAGRLQIDEPLMAELARLKEAMNPDEVLLVLDAMTGQEALAVARAFDERVGVTGLILTKLDGDARGGAALSARHVTGKPIYFAGVSEKPEGLEPFYPDRLAGRILGMGDVATLAEKVRQAGLEAEAPKAAKELTLEDFLRQMQSLKRLGSFSEILGLLPGVGKALPQGVQVDDKALKRLEAIVLSMTPEERKDPRILNGSRRKRIAKGSGTTVQEVNRLIKAFEETKALMKSLEKRKGRGLMGMFRR comes from the coding sequence ATGTTCGGACAGCTGGCGGCGAGACTGCAAGAAGCCATCGATCGGCTCCGGGGCCGGGGCCGGATCACCGAGGAGGACCTCAAGGGGACCCTGCGGGAGATCCGCCGCGCCCTCATGGACGCGGACGTCAACCTGGAGGTGGCCCGTGCCTTCGTGGAGGGCGTGCGGGAGCGGGCCTTGGACCAGAAGGTCCTGGAAAGCCTGACCCCCGCCGAGGTGGTCCTGGCCACGGTCTACGAGGCCCTGAAGGAGGCCCTGGGGGGCGAGCCCCGCCAGCCCACCCTGAAGGAACGCAACCTCTGGTTCCTGGTGGGGCTCCAGGGTTCTGGCAAGACCACCACCGCCGCCAAGCTGGCCCTCCACTACAAGGCCAAGGGGAGGCGGCCCCTCTTGGTGGCCGCGGACACCCAGCGCCCCGCCGCCCGGGAGCAGCTTCGCATCCTGGGGGAGAAGGTGGGGGTGCCGGTCCTGGAGGTGATGGACGGGGAAAGCCCGGAGTCCATCCGCCGCCGGGTGGAGGAGCGGGCGCGGCTGGAGGTGCGGGACCTGATCCTGGTGGACACCGCTGGCCGCTTGCAGATCGACGAGCCCCTCATGGCCGAGCTGGCCCGCCTCAAGGAGGCCATGAACCCCGACGAGGTCCTTCTGGTCCTGGACGCCATGACCGGGCAGGAAGCCTTGGCCGTGGCCCGGGCCTTTGACGAGCGCGTGGGGGTTACGGGCCTGATCCTCACCAAGCTGGACGGGGATGCCCGGGGCGGGGCGGCCCTTTCCGCCCGGCACGTGACGGGGAAGCCCATCTACTTCGCCGGCGTTTCCGAGAAGCCCGAGGGGCTGGAGCCCTTCTACCCCGACCGCCTGGCGGGGCGGATCCTGGGCATGGGGGACGTGGCCACCCTGGCGGAAAAGGTGCGGCAGGCGGGCCTCGAGGCCGAAGCCCCCAAGGCGGCCAAGGAGCTCACCCTGGAGGATTTTCTCCGGCAGATGCAAAGCCTAAAGCGCCTGGGTTCCTTCTCCGAGATCCTGGGCCTGCTCCCCGGGGTGGGTAAGGCCCTCCCCCAGGGGGTGCAGGTGGACGACAAGGCCCTGAAGCGCCTGGAGGCCATCGTCCTCTCTATGACCCCGGAGGAGCGCAAGGATCCCCGGATCCTCAATGGTTCCCGGCGCAAGCGCATCGCCAAGGGTAGCGGCACCACGGTCCAGGAGGTCAACCGCCTCATCAAAGCCTTTGAGGAAACCAAGGCCCTGATGAAGTCCCTGGAGAAGCGCAAGGGCCGGGGACTCATGGGAATGTTTAGGAGGTAG